One genomic region from Gemmatimonadota bacterium encodes:
- a CDS encoding fatty acid desaturase, with protein MSETARDPSESSDSSDVVGPDPSRLTDEEVLTEGPQYNAPPPKKRVKWYRCRVTREQLASLNKRSDFLGFVQTLGYLAVLAAGAGAAIYSSLYWPWYVTLLLVFVNGHFWHFLVNGFHELVHDSVFRTRWLNRFFLRVYSFLGWHNHHHFWASHTEHHKYTLHHPDDQEVVLPAKFDVRGLWKWSIVNYRYPYDLVKGRLAAVAGKIPDDRWSQELFPESDPERRRAYANWERYMFTGHMLIAGVSLVFGLWVVPLVITFPKMIGAWLQFLCNATQHVGLQDEIPDFRLCCRTFYINPVLQFLYWHMNYHTEHHMYAAVPCYKLGRLHRLIKHEMPHCTSGLWETWKQIIQIMDRQEAEPGYQFIAELPAAAPAPGPAPTSRNTP; from the coding sequence GTGAGTGAAACTGCCAGAGACCCCAGCGAATCGAGCGACTCCTCCGACGTCGTCGGCCCTGACCCCAGCAGGTTGACCGACGAGGAAGTGCTGACCGAGGGACCGCAGTACAACGCGCCGCCCCCGAAGAAGCGGGTGAAGTGGTACCGGTGCCGCGTCACGCGGGAACAACTCGCCAGCCTCAACAAACGCAGCGATTTCCTGGGATTCGTACAGACCTTGGGCTATCTCGCCGTCCTGGCCGCCGGCGCCGGCGCCGCCATCTACTCCTCCCTCTACTGGCCGTGGTATGTTACTTTGCTCCTGGTTTTCGTCAACGGCCACTTCTGGCATTTCCTGGTCAACGGCTTTCACGAACTGGTCCATGATTCCGTCTTCAGGACCCGCTGGCTGAACAGGTTTTTCCTCCGCGTGTATTCCTTCCTGGGATGGCACAACCACCACCACTTCTGGGCGAGCCACACCGAACATCACAAGTATACGCTGCACCATCCGGACGACCAGGAGGTGGTCCTTCCCGCGAAATTCGATGTACGGGGCCTGTGGAAGTGGTCGATCGTCAACTATCGTTATCCCTACGATCTGGTGAAAGGCAGGCTGGCGGCCGTCGCAGGCAAGATACCGGACGATCGATGGTCACAGGAGCTTTTTCCGGAAAGCGACCCGGAGCGGCGCCGGGCCTATGCCAACTGGGAACGCTACATGTTCACCGGTCACATGCTGATTGCCGGTGTATCCCTGGTCTTCGGTCTCTGGGTGGTACCGCTGGTCATTACCTTCCCGAAGATGATCGGCGCGTGGCTGCAGTTCCTGTGCAACGCGACCCAGCACGTGGGCCTGCAGGATGAAATTCCCGACTTCCGCCTCTGCTGCAGGACCTTCTATATCAACCCCGTCCTGCAGTTCCTTTACTGGCACATGAACTACCATACCGAGCACCACATGTACGCCGCGGTCCCCTGCTACAAACTGGGTCGGCTGCACCGGCTCATCAAGCACGAGATGCCCCACTGCACCAGCGGTTTATGGGAAACCTGGAAGCAGATCATACAGATCATGGACCGCCAGGAAGCGGAACCCGGTTACCAGTTCATCGCCGAACTCCCGGCGGCCGCACCGGCACCCGGACCCGCTCCCACCTCCCGGAACACCCCATGA
- a CDS encoding metallophosphoesterase family protein, translating to MSQTVKIGVISDTHRLLRPEALAALAGVERIIHGGDVGGEDILEALASIAPVTVVRGNTDYQSWAARLPATELIEVAGKSIYIVHDIEDLGVDPVAAGVDVVIFGHSHQPVLEQRGDGVWYLNPGSAGPRRFGLPVTVARLEVSSMRIEGEIVDLDV from the coding sequence ATGAGCCAGACGGTCAAGATCGGGGTGATCTCGGACACCCACCGGCTGTTGCGGCCGGAGGCCCTCGCCGCGCTGGCCGGGGTTGAACGGATCATTCACGGCGGGGACGTGGGCGGCGAGGATATACTGGAAGCGCTTGCGTCGATCGCGCCTGTCACGGTGGTTCGGGGCAATACCGACTACCAGTCCTGGGCGGCGCGGCTGCCGGCTACCGAACTCATCGAGGTCGCCGGAAAATCGATCTACATCGTGCACGACATCGAGGACCTGGGCGTCGATCCGGTTGCCGCGGGGGTCGACGTCGTGATTTTCGGCCATTCCCACCAGCCGGTGCTGGAACAACGCGGCGACGGGGTGTGGTACCTCAACCCGGGCAGCGCCGGACCGCGGCGCTTCGGCCTGCCCGTGACGGTCGCCCGGCTCGAAGTATCTTCTATGCGTATAGAAGGGGAAATCGTAGACCTGGATGTATAA
- a CDS encoding DoxX family protein: MNRLKCFLMNNLGMTDLGLLIIRIVIGFSMAAFHGWGKISNPERWAAIGGNMELIGIGFLPAFWGFMAGFAEFFCSILLMLGLFFRPAATLLALTMLMAMLRHLSLPADDPGSGLSGASHAMELCAVYIALWFTGPGKYSLMPGRKAEQA, translated from the coding sequence ATGAACAGACTAAAGTGCTTCCTTATGAACAACCTCGGCATGACCGACCTGGGACTGCTCATCATCCGCATCGTGATCGGCTTCAGCATGGCGGCCTTTCACGGCTGGGGAAAGATATCCAACCCTGAACGCTGGGCCGCGATCGGCGGGAACATGGAGCTGATCGGCATCGGCTTTCTCCCCGCGTTCTGGGGATTCATGGCCGGTTTCGCGGAGTTTTTCTGCTCGATACTTCTGATGCTCGGGCTATTCTTCCGCCCCGCGGCGACGCTGCTCGCGCTCACTATGCTCATGGCCATGCTGCGTCACCTTTCCCTGCCCGCGGACGATCCGGGTTCGGGACTCAGCGGCGCGTCCCATGCCATGGAACTCTGCGCGGTCTATATCGCCCTGTGGTTCACTGGGCCAGGCAAGTACAGCCTGATGCCGGGTAGAAAGGCCGAACAGGCTTAA
- a CDS encoding Gfo/Idh/MocA family oxidoreductase, with protein sequence MIRVGSIGLGGMGSHQARAFDGVDGCQLVAGADPSPEMRARFAETFPGTRLFDSTEALVNSGEVDAVVVAVPTGLHYAAVSTALAAGIPVLVEKPMARTVDECNRLNEEADRRNTVLMVAHCRRFDPHWKSWGAYVASGKLGSPILWRNAMAGFGPGRWYMDHDMGGGPLLDGAVHNYDFANYLFGDPESVLSSSINLDPDSSALDTCSAIVRYRNGNQLLMSWSWAARGNGLHDIIGPKGFIQFGTGDLSEPEDDVPHQYCCFTDREGEQTLIKSKSEPDMYAYQAEHFLSCVRGDVTCLSPGTEAVKAIAVADTILQAGPGGESREVTWT encoded by the coding sequence ATGATAAGAGTGGGTTCAATCGGACTTGGCGGCATGGGGTCACATCAGGCCAGGGCCTTTGATGGGGTCGATGGCTGCCAGCTGGTCGCGGGTGCCGATCCGTCCCCTGAAATGCGGGCGCGTTTCGCCGAGACCTTTCCGGGTACGCGGCTGTTCGATTCCACCGAAGCCCTCGTCAACAGCGGCGAGGTGGACGCCGTCGTGGTTGCCGTGCCCACAGGCCTGCATTACGCCGCGGTATCGACCGCCCTGGCCGCGGGCATTCCCGTGCTGGTGGAAAAACCCATGGCCCGCACGGTGGACGAATGCAATAGGCTCAACGAAGAGGCGGATCGGCGAAACACCGTCCTCATGGTCGCCCACTGCCGCCGCTTCGATCCTCACTGGAAGTCCTGGGGCGCCTACGTGGCATCAGGAAAACTGGGCTCTCCCATCCTCTGGCGCAACGCCATGGCCGGCTTCGGACCGGGCAGATGGTACATGGACCACGATATGGGCGGCGGTCCCCTCTTGGACGGGGCGGTACACAACTATGATTTCGCCAATTACCTCTTTGGAGATCCGGAAAGCGTCCTGTCCAGTTCGATCAATCTGGATCCCGATTCATCGGCGCTGGACACCTGTTCCGCCATCGTCCGCTACAGGAACGGCAACCAGTTGCTCATGTCATGGAGCTGGGCGGCGCGGGGCAACGGCCTGCACGACATCATCGGGCCGAAGGGGTTTATCCAGTTCGGAACCGGCGACCTGTCCGAACCGGAGGACGACGTACCCCATCAGTACTGCTGCTTCACGGACCGGGAAGGTGAGCAAACCCTGATCAAGTCGAAGTCCGAGCCCGACATGTACGCCTATCAGGCCGAGCACTTCCTGTCCTGCGTCCGGGGAGACGTCACGTGCCTTTCGCCGGGCACCGAGGCCGTCAAGGCCATCGCCGTCGCGGACACCATCCTGCAGGCCGGTCCCGGCGGCGAGTCGCGCGAGGTAACCTGGACTTGA
- a CDS encoding TM2 domain-containing protein, with the protein MSNEQEIQEANLARKELSEDERLQFDVQYGTRRKDPTTALAISILCGTLGIDRFYIGDIGLGIAKLLTLGGLFIWTIIDWFLIMDATRAQNNQLMRQVRESIVQERA; encoded by the coding sequence ATGTCCAATGAACAGGAGATCCAGGAAGCGAACCTGGCGAGAAAAGAGCTGTCGGAAGACGAACGGCTGCAATTCGACGTCCAGTACGGGACCCGGCGAAAAGACCCCACGACTGCGCTTGCCATAAGCATACTTTGCGGCACGCTCGGAATCGACCGGTTCTACATTGGCGATATCGGACTTGGAATCGCCAAATTGTTGACACTCGGCGGTCTCTTTATCTGGACGATCATCGACTGGTTCCTGATCATGGATGCGACCCGGGCGCAAAATAACCAACTCATGCGCCAGGTCCGTGAAAGTATTGTACAGGAGAGAGCGTGA
- a CDS encoding mandelate racemase/muconate lactonizing enzyme family protein, whose amino-acid sequence MKITEIKTAEVTVPTGYTYHYVRIYTDEGVYGTGEASHLDGGWRNSTRHMAKMIIGMDPRDVDACFELIRRKYIFMGGAGGTAISALTGIEIALWDLAGKAQGVPVYRLLGGKFRDRVRLYVDSAHYDYNERAAEVKERGFTAIKFDLDDAQNPHKLDPWNWSVTPDELKSLVDQAFAIREGIGPSLDLAIDLHGRYDATAGMKMAQEFEPLNLLWLEEPVPPENIDALAKITHATGTPICVGENLYLRHGFRDLLQQQAADIIMPDISKCGGLSECRKIANMAEIYYVPFAPHNNSSALSTVGDAHVCASVPNFLVLEYHRFDDPTWDDVLATDTSVIQDGHVALTEAPGLGVELNEEFLASQLPEGEMLWQ is encoded by the coding sequence ATGAAGATCACCGAAATAAAGACCGCCGAAGTGACCGTGCCGACCGGGTATACCTACCACTACGTCCGAATCTACACCGACGAAGGCGTGTATGGCACCGGAGAAGCCAGTCACCTCGACGGCGGATGGCGGAACTCGACCCGGCACATGGCGAAAATGATCATCGGCATGGATCCCCGCGACGTGGACGCCTGCTTCGAGCTTATCCGTCGAAAGTACATATTCATGGGCGGAGCGGGCGGCACGGCCATCTCGGCGCTCACCGGGATCGAGATCGCACTCTGGGACCTGGCGGGAAAGGCCCAGGGCGTCCCGGTGTACCGGCTCCTGGGCGGCAAGTTCCGGGACCGGGTCCGGCTGTACGTGGACAGCGCGCACTACGACTACAACGAGCGTGCCGCGGAGGTGAAGGAACGGGGTTTCACCGCGATCAAGTTCGACCTCGACGACGCCCAGAACCCCCACAAGCTGGATCCTTGGAACTGGTCGGTGACGCCTGACGAGTTGAAGTCTCTCGTGGACCAGGCTTTCGCGATTCGCGAGGGGATCGGTCCGTCCCTGGACCTCGCCATAGATCTTCACGGACGGTATGACGCGACCGCCGGAATGAAAATGGCCCAGGAATTCGAACCGCTCAATCTCCTGTGGCTCGAGGAACCCGTACCGCCGGAGAATATCGACGCCCTGGCGAAGATCACCCATGCCACGGGAACGCCGATCTGCGTCGGGGAGAACCTCTATCTCCGCCACGGTTTCAGAGACCTGCTGCAGCAGCAGGCGGCCGACATCATCATGCCGGATATTTCGAAGTGCGGCGGCCTGTCGGAATGCCGGAAGATCGCCAACATGGCCGAGATATACTACGTGCCCTTCGCGCCGCACAACAATTCCAGTGCGCTGAGCACAGTCGGGGACGCCCACGTCTGTGCGAGTGTGCCGAATTTCCTGGTCCTGGAGTACCATCGCTTCGACGACCCGACCTGGGACGATGTGCTCGCTACGGACACTTCGGTCATCCAGGACGGGCACGTGGCGCTGACGGAAGCCCCGGGCCTGGGCGTGGAACTGAACGAGGAGTTTCTTGCGTCGCAGCTGCCGGAAGGGGAGATGCTTTGGCAGTAA
- a CDS encoding pyridoxal phosphate-dependent aminotransferase, with translation MNYDFDQRIIRNGTNSYKWDFVKKDGAVVPWDETDATRHEKPVLPLWVADMDFPCPQPVVDAVTEIARMGVYGYTFPPPSYYDSVVRWMKRRHNWFVDPDTICFTPGIVPALHMLVSAYTKPGDKVLVQPPVYYPFYNAIENLQTKPVLNPLRYRDGRYFMDFDDLEVKCADPEVKLAILCHPHNPVGRIWTREELRRFGRICMDNDVLVVSDEIHGDLILGNRDFTPYATLGAEYEERSIICTSPSKTFNLAALQASNMMIPDPELREAFQQTVRSAGIFTLNPFGIAAVEAAYDHGEEWLEQLLAYLEGNFRFLESFFRERLPGIPVIETEGTYLVWVDFTSLGLDKDALQHLMMEEARVFLDEGYIFGSEGEGFERINIACPRSILAEALERIEMVVKELDSI, from the coding sequence ATGAACTATGATTTCGACCAGCGCATCATTCGCAACGGAACCAATTCGTACAAGTGGGACTTCGTAAAAAAGGACGGTGCCGTCGTTCCGTGGGACGAGACCGACGCCACGCGGCACGAGAAGCCCGTGCTCCCGCTTTGGGTGGCGGACATGGATTTCCCGTGCCCGCAACCGGTGGTGGACGCGGTGACCGAAATCGCCCGCATGGGTGTCTATGGATACACCTTCCCGCCGCCGTCCTACTACGATTCCGTGGTGAGATGGATGAAGCGGCGCCACAACTGGTTCGTCGATCCCGACACCATCTGCTTCACCCCGGGTATCGTACCCGCCCTGCACATGCTGGTTTCCGCCTACACGAAACCCGGCGACAAGGTGCTGGTGCAACCGCCGGTCTATTACCCGTTCTATAATGCGATAGAAAACCTTCAGACGAAGCCGGTGCTGAACCCACTCCGGTACCGGGACGGGCGCTACTTCATGGATTTCGACGACCTGGAAGTCAAATGCGCCGATCCGGAGGTCAAGCTGGCCATCCTCTGCCATCCCCACAACCCGGTCGGCCGGATCTGGACCCGGGAGGAGCTGCGGCGTTTCGGCCGGATCTGCATGGACAACGACGTATTGGTCGTATCCGACGAGATCCACGGCGACCTGATCCTGGGGAACCGGGACTTTACGCCGTACGCCACGCTGGGCGCGGAATACGAGGAGCGGTCGATCATCTGCACCTCGCCCAGCAAGACCTTCAACCTCGCCGCGCTGCAGGCGTCGAACATGATGATTCCCGACCCGGAACTCAGGGAGGCCTTTCAGCAGACCGTCCGCAGCGCCGGCATCTTCACGCTGAATCCCTTCGGTATCGCTGCCGTCGAAGCCGCCTATGACCACGGCGAGGAATGGCTGGAGCAACTGCTGGCCTACCTGGAGGGAAATTTCCGGTTTCTCGAATCCTTCTTCCGCGAGCGGCTGCCCGGCATACCCGTCATCGAAACCGAGGGCACCTATCTCGTCTGGGTGGATTTCACGAGCCTGGGGCTGGACAAGGACGCCCTCCAGCACCTCATGATGGAGGAGGCGCGCGTCTTTCTCGATGAAGGGTACATCTTCGGGTCGGAGGGCGAAGGCTTCGAGCGGATCAACATCGCCTGTCCCCGGTCGATCCTCGCCGAGGCGCTGGAAAGGATCGAGATGGTGGTGAAGGAGTTGGATTCGATTTAG
- a CDS encoding tryptophan 7-halogenase → MIQPGAESLRKIAVIGQGTAGSLAAASVTRVHPDGDHELHHIYDSRIPVIGVGEGSWPSLVQELQKLTSLPHETVQQRLKGTRKYGVAFEGWGRRDRDFTHYFTPQQVSYAYHLSADLMADLLREGTRAHHIDAKVLDVTRVEDGAQVEFEGRVPERYDLVFDARGFPKELHPERHIEISFIPTNTAVIRRCPAVIEEGRNGPVLQHTYTRAVARPHGWVFVIPLTAHTSYGYIFNRKVSSLEEVESDFDAFLETDGVLEFEQRAVIPFPNFVHRQIYDGAVARIGNAAAFMEPLEATAIVSAQLQIGMVLQTRLNRPAEHLERDAPVVNRFLINNMLCYGLFVGWHYSCGSKYNSEFWRLARERAWPRHRKAMDPEAVDCDALGKFDEMIELLNRPVIDKTDWNRMCAVPLTSYAQMSQGLGWTACQTPV, encoded by the coding sequence ATGATACAGCCGGGCGCCGAATCTCTACGGAAGATCGCCGTTATCGGGCAGGGAACCGCAGGGTCCCTGGCGGCCGCCAGCGTAACGCGTGTTCACCCCGACGGCGACCACGAGCTGCACCACATCTATGACTCCCGCATACCGGTCATCGGCGTGGGAGAAGGTAGCTGGCCGAGCCTGGTGCAGGAATTGCAGAAACTGACGAGTCTGCCCCATGAGACCGTCCAGCAGCGCTTGAAGGGTACGCGCAAGTACGGTGTCGCATTCGAGGGGTGGGGCCGGCGCGACCGCGATTTCACCCACTACTTTACCCCACAGCAAGTGTCCTACGCCTACCACCTGTCCGCCGACCTGATGGCGGACCTTCTGCGCGAAGGCACGCGCGCGCACCATATCGACGCGAAGGTGCTCGACGTCACCAGGGTCGAGGATGGCGCGCAGGTGGAATTCGAGGGCCGGGTGCCGGAGCGATACGACCTGGTCTTCGACGCCCGCGGGTTTCCGAAAGAACTCCATCCCGAACGGCACATCGAAATTTCTTTCATCCCCACCAATACCGCCGTCATCCGGCGCTGCCCTGCAGTCATCGAAGAAGGGCGGAACGGACCGGTTCTGCAACATACCTACACCCGTGCGGTTGCGCGTCCGCACGGGTGGGTATTTGTTATACCGCTCACGGCGCACACATCCTACGGATACATCTTCAACCGCAAGGTATCCAGCCTTGAAGAAGTCGAATCAGACTTCGACGCGTTCCTTGAAACCGATGGCGTGTTGGAATTCGAGCAACGGGCCGTCATTCCCTTTCCGAATTTCGTCCATCGTCAGATTTACGACGGCGCGGTAGCCCGTATCGGCAACGCGGCGGCCTTCATGGAGCCACTCGAGGCTACGGCGATCGTATCTGCCCAACTGCAAATCGGGATGGTTCTCCAGACACGCCTGAACCGGCCTGCGGAGCATCTTGAGCGCGACGCGCCCGTGGTCAATCGGTTTCTCATCAATAACATGCTCTGCTACGGCCTGTTCGTAGGCTGGCACTATTCCTGTGGTTCGAAGTATAACAGCGAATTCTGGCGACTTGCCCGTGAACGTGCCTGGCCGCGACACCGCAAGGCAATGGACCCCGAGGCGGTGGACTGCGATGCGCTTGGAAAATTCGACGAAATGATCGAACTGCTGAACCGGCCGGTCATCGACAAGACCGACTGGAACCGGATGTGCGCGGTGCCGCTCACGAGTTATGCCCAGATGTCCCAGGGGCTGGGCTGGACCGCCTGCCAGACGCCGGTTTAA
- a CDS encoding NHLP family bacteriocin export ABC transporter peptidase/permease/ATPase subunit, translating to MPTSTSDRVQNKTAPDKSEQRITTPVLLQMHASECGAACLGIVLGYFGRWAPLTELREKCEVSRDGSSAASILRASRHFGLECNGLSVRADQLKMLELPLILFWQFSHFLVLDGYDSRYFYLNDPATGRRRVSAEEFEKGYSGIALRFKRGDDFSPGGEQPDLFRQLSALIAGSWSLLTGVVACGLMLTLLTLVIPASLSVFVDEVMEKHGAWGGLVTALLGGGVLVYILSLLKHRFLKRLAVRVSVIGYSRGMARLLRLPVAFFEHRLTGDLTDRVSSTDRIARNLADQFLVLIVDMAMSAVFLVAMFAYDVVLSLIVLFLALLHALLARFLNALRAVRSQTMRRQQGLLIGLGMQMLSHTDNLRMTGADDRFFSRWSGQQARELRARQLYSELGSVNTSLPGLIDALRAAAILGIGGMLVMHGEMTLGALVGFYILAEMFLAPVERFLEFAENRQALETDLQRLEDISETDEDPVFSRRSPESESIPTFNGRLQLAGQLELRNITFGYNRSRPPLIKEFNLVIKPGQRVAVVGPSGSGKSTLARLVSGVYQPWSGEIMFDDHLRNQIPEEVLRQSISMVDQEIVLFSASLRDNITLWNPAIPDEVLFAATRDAQIHDEVLLRPHGYATLVEEGGANFSGGQRQRLEIARALVGNPTVLILDEATSALDAATEEYVDDALRRRGVTCLIVAHRLSTVRDCDEIIVLDKGVTVQRGTHDELIADRDGVYYTMVRSN from the coding sequence ATGCCGACGAGCACTTCCGATCGAGTCCAAAACAAGACCGCTCCGGACAAATCGGAACAGCGGATCACCACGCCCGTTCTGTTGCAGATGCATGCCTCTGAATGCGGCGCCGCCTGTCTCGGTATCGTCCTGGGCTACTTCGGGAGATGGGCGCCGCTTACCGAGTTGCGTGAGAAATGCGAGGTAAGCCGGGACGGCAGCAGTGCCGCAAGCATCCTGCGCGCCTCCAGGCACTTTGGTCTCGAATGTAACGGGCTCAGCGTGCGTGCCGATCAACTCAAAATGCTGGAGTTGCCTTTGATCCTGTTCTGGCAGTTCAGCCATTTCCTTGTGCTCGACGGATACGACAGCCGGTACTTCTACCTCAACGACCCCGCCACGGGGCGGCGCAGGGTTTCCGCTGAAGAGTTCGAGAAGGGTTACAGCGGCATTGCCCTTCGCTTCAAGCGCGGCGACGATTTCAGCCCCGGGGGCGAACAGCCCGACTTGTTCAGGCAGTTAAGCGCCCTGATCGCCGGATCATGGAGTCTGCTTACCGGCGTGGTTGCCTGCGGACTCATGTTGACGTTATTGACCCTGGTGATTCCCGCGTCACTCAGTGTTTTCGTCGACGAGGTCATGGAAAAGCATGGGGCCTGGGGCGGACTGGTAACCGCCTTGCTGGGCGGAGGGGTCCTTGTATATATCCTGTCCCTGCTCAAGCACCGTTTCCTCAAGCGGCTCGCGGTCCGGGTATCGGTGATCGGCTACAGCCGGGGAATGGCCCGGCTGCTGCGTCTGCCGGTAGCGTTTTTCGAACACAGGCTGACCGGCGATCTGACCGATCGCGTCTCGTCCACCGACAGAATCGCGAGGAACCTGGCGGACCAGTTCCTGGTACTCATCGTCGACATGGCCATGAGCGCGGTGTTCCTCGTCGCCATGTTCGCCTACGATGTCGTACTCTCGCTGATCGTGCTGTTTCTGGCGCTTCTGCACGCGCTGCTTGCCCGCTTTCTCAACGCCCTTCGGGCTGTCCGCAGTCAGACGATGAGGCGCCAGCAGGGACTGCTGATCGGACTCGGCATGCAGATGCTGAGTCACACGGACAATCTGCGTATGACGGGAGCGGATGACCGGTTTTTCTCGCGCTGGAGCGGGCAACAGGCCCGTGAGCTGCGGGCGCGCCAGCTTTACTCCGAACTGGGCTCCGTCAACACTTCGCTGCCGGGGCTGATCGACGCGCTGCGCGCCGCCGCGATTCTGGGCATCGGCGGCATGCTGGTCATGCATGGGGAAATGACGCTGGGTGCGCTGGTCGGCTTCTATATCCTGGCAGAGATGTTTCTGGCTCCCGTTGAGCGCTTCCTCGAGTTTGCCGAAAATCGCCAGGCCCTCGAAACCGATCTGCAACGGCTCGAGGACATCTCCGAAACCGACGAGGATCCCGTTTTCAGTCGCAGAAGTCCGGAATCGGAGTCGATCCCCACGTTCAACGGCCGGCTTCAGCTCGCTGGCCAGCTGGAACTGCGGAACATCACCTTCGGTTACAATAGAAGCCGACCCCCTTTGATCAAGGAATTCAACCTCGTGATCAAGCCAGGTCAGCGCGTTGCCGTGGTCGGTCCCAGCGGCTCCGGCAAGTCGACCCTGGCGCGGCTCGTTTCGGGGGTCTATCAGCCCTGGTCGGGCGAAATCATGTTTGATGATCATCTGCGGAACCAGATACCCGAGGAAGTGCTGCGGCAATCCATATCCATGGTGGACCAGGAGATCGTGCTCTTTTCCGCGTCCCTGCGCGACAATATCACGCTTTGGAATCCGGCCATCCCGGATGAAGTCCTCTTCGCCGCGACGCGGGATGCCCAGATTCACGACGAGGTCCTGCTCAGACCCCACGGTTATGCGACGCTCGTCGAAGAAGGCGGGGCGAATTTCAGCGGCGGCCAGCGGCAACGGCTGGAAATCGCCCGTGCGCTGGTGGGCAATCCGACGGTGCTCATCCTGGACGAGGCCACCAGCGCCCTCGATGCGGCCACGGAGGAATATGTCGATGATGCGTTGCGGCGACGCGGGGTCACCTGCCTGATCGTGGCGCACCGGCTGAGCACCGTGCGGGACTGCGATGAGATTATCGTGCTGGACAAAGGCGTCACGGTGCAAAGGGGCACGCACGACGAACTGATTGCCGATCGGGACGGCGTGTATTACACGATGGTAAGGTCGAACTGA